A single Streptomyces sp. 2114.4 DNA region contains:
- a CDS encoding WXG100 family type VII secretion target, with amino-acid sequence MAGKAFDVDPDVLRRQGDAFVHIGSDFSKASKKLQDDLEGLGSPWENCDFGDIFETIYTPLRDGMFESMDSLGERLENIGDKLQNMAGSYTASDEQGIHTIRTVGRPAI; translated from the coding sequence GTGGCAGGCAAGGCATTTGACGTCGATCCGGATGTGCTGCGCAGGCAGGGCGACGCATTCGTCCACATCGGCAGCGATTTCTCCAAGGCGTCGAAGAAGCTCCAGGATGATCTTGAAGGCCTCGGCAGCCCCTGGGAAAACTGCGACTTCGGCGACATCTTCGAAACGATCTACACGCCTCTCAGGGACGGCATGTTCGAATCAATGGACTCCCTGGGCGAACGCCTCGAAAACATCGGCGACAAGCTCCAGAACATGGCCGGCTCGTACACCGCATCCGACGAGCAGGGAATCCACACCATCAGGACGGTCGGCCGCCCCGCCATCTGA